In Xiphias gladius isolate SHS-SW01 ecotype Sanya breed wild chromosome 16, ASM1685928v1, whole genome shotgun sequence, a genomic segment contains:
- the pttg1ipb gene encoding PTTG1 interacting protein b, with product MSGVWRASAAAAALALCGAFLAAEAQTPTPPPAPISAPCALRSNTSCAECLQNVTCLWCIPTRRCIDYPVRNILPPSSVCRLTDARWGVCWVNFQILIITLSVLAGIVIIAIFVCCFCCCKCERVGNKREDAKVERQTRARKARQKARRTEMQLRHDEIRQKYGLAKDNPYSRMDDH from the exons ATGTCCGGAGTTTGGAGAGCTTCAGCCGCCGCCGCTGCCTTGGCTCTCTGCGGTGCTTTCCTGGCCGCGGAGGCGCAGACGCCGACTCCCCCGCCAGCTCCGA TTTCAGCTCCCTGCGCCTTGAGATCCAATACCAGTTGTGCAGAATGCCTGCAGAATGTGACA tgtctgTGGTGCATACCAACCCGACGATGCATTGACTACCCAGTGAGGAACATCCTGCCCCCCAGCAGTGTGTGTCGTTTGACAGATGCACGATGGGGGGTCTGTTGGG TCAACTTCCAGATTTTGATCATCACCCTGTCGGTGCTGGCTGGCATCGTCAtcattgccatttttgtttgctgcttctgctgctgcaaatgTGAAAGAGTTGG AAACAAGAGAGAGGATGCAAAGGTGGAGCGACAAACCCGTGCGAGGAAGGCCCGTCAGAAAGCGAG GAGAACAGAAATGCAGCTGAGGCATGATGAAATCAGGCAGAAATATG GTCTGGCAAAGGATAATCCATACTCCCGTATGGACGACCATTAA
- the sumo3b gene encoding small ubiquitin-related modifier 3, which yields MSEEKPKEGVKTENDHINLKVAGQDGSVVQFKIKRHTPLSKLMKAYCERQGLSIRQIRFRFDGQPINETDTPAQLEMEDEDTIDVFQQQTGGVFS from the exons ATGTCTGAAGAAAAGCCAAAG GAAGGAGTGAAGACGGAGAACGACCACATTAACCTCAAGGTAGCTGGTCAGGACGGGTCGGTCGTACAGTTCAAAATCAAGAGGCACACTCCGCTCAGCAAACTAATGAAGGCATACTGCGAAAGACAG GGATTGTCAATTCGTCAAATAAGGTTTAGGTTTGATGGACAGCCAATTAATGAAACAGACACACCTGCACAG CTGGAGATGGAGGATGAAGACACTATTGATGTATTTCAACAACAGACAGGAGGTGTCTTTTCTTAA